From Paenibacillus polymyxa, the proteins below share one genomic window:
- the hpf gene encoding ribosome hibernation-promoting factor, HPF/YfiA family, giving the protein MNLTVRGQQIEVTDALKDYVEKKFSRLEKYFDAPPTSDGSVTLSTTRDLHTVEVTIPLPGLVLRAEDESDDMYASIDAVVDKLERQIRKHKTKLNRKFRQEGSLKTLFVEDPAGSVAVAEDEDAEMDELEVVRTKRFLLKPMDVEEAILQMNMVGHNFFVFSNIDNEEVNVVYKRNDGKYGLIERE; this is encoded by the coding sequence ATGAACTTAACAGTACGAGGTCAACAGATCGAGGTTACCGACGCTTTGAAGGACTACGTTGAAAAGAAATTCAGCAGACTTGAGAAGTATTTCGATGCACCCCCGACGTCTGATGGAAGTGTAACGTTAAGCACAACCAGAGATTTGCACACTGTAGAAGTAACCATTCCTTTGCCGGGGCTTGTACTCCGTGCCGAAGACGAAAGCGATGACATGTATGCATCCATTGATGCCGTGGTAGACAAGCTAGAACGGCAAATTCGCAAGCACAAAACTAAGCTTAACCGGAAATTCCGGCAGGAAGGTAGTTTGAAAACTCTTTTTGTGGAAGATCCAGCGGGTAGCGTGGCTGTTGCCGAAGATGAGGATGCGGAAATGGATGAGCTGGAAGTCGTTCGTACCAAGCGTTTCTTGTTGAAACCTATGGATGTGGAAGAAGCTATTCTGCAAATGAACATGGTTGGACATAATTTCTTCGTATTTTCTAATATTGATAATGAGGAAGTTAACGTAGTTTACAAACGCAATGATGGTAAATACGGTCTGATCGAACGAGAATAG
- the secA gene encoding preprotein translocase subunit SecA, whose protein sequence is MLGIVKKIFGDTNERDVKRLMKTVELINKIEPDFEKLSDEELKAKTAEFRERIEQGATAEEVLPEAFATVREASKRVLGKRHYDVQMLGGIALHEGKIAEMKTGEGKTLVGTLPVYLNALLGKGVHVVTVNDYLAQRDSGEMGQIYNFLGMSVGLNLANMDHAAKQEAYACDITYGTNNEFGFDYLRDNMVLYKEQMVQRPLYFCIIDEVDSILVDEARTPLIISGQAQKSTELYFAADRFVKSLNVEEDYTLDIKVKSVALTENGVSKAENFFGLENLYDQESVTINHHIVQALKANAIMRLDVDYVVADGEVLIVDEFTGRLMAGRRYSDGLHQAIEAKENIIVQNESMTLATITFQNYFRMYRKLAGMTGTAKTEEEEFKKIYGLEVLQIPTNKPNQRVDMPDVVYKSVKGKFHAVVDEILERNKKNQPILVGTVSIENSELLSEMLKRKGVRHKVLNAKYHAEEAEIISRAGEAGAVTIATNMAGRGTDIVLGEGVAELGGLHIIGTERHESRRIDNQLRGRAGRQGDPGSTQFYLSLGDELMKRFGADNVLNMMERLGFEEDQPIESRMISRAIESAQKRVEGNNFDQRKVVLQYDDVMNQQRAIIYKQRREVLESENIKEIVFDMIKPVIERVVEAHCGDDIPENWELEEVAEYVNNNLLEENTLSRDDLWGKEKEEMVDMIFEKVTNRYHSREEMIGEEMVREFEKVIVLRAVDSKWMDHIDAMDQLRQGIHLRAYGGTDPLREYQFEGFEMFHAMIASIQEEVATYIMKAQIESNQERQAVVDEDKISTSGEPAAPKKKSAPSRPRRK, encoded by the coding sequence ATGCTAGGAATTGTCAAAAAAATTTTTGGGGATACAAATGAACGTGACGTCAAACGTTTAATGAAGACGGTTGAACTGATCAATAAAATAGAGCCTGATTTTGAGAAGCTCTCGGATGAGGAACTGAAAGCCAAGACGGCGGAGTTTAGAGAGCGGATTGAACAAGGTGCTACGGCTGAAGAAGTGCTGCCGGAAGCTTTTGCAACGGTTCGTGAAGCGTCCAAGCGGGTGCTGGGCAAACGTCACTATGACGTACAGATGCTCGGCGGTATTGCGTTGCACGAAGGAAAAATCGCAGAAATGAAAACCGGTGAAGGTAAAACACTGGTGGGAACATTGCCGGTTTATTTGAACGCTCTGTTGGGCAAAGGTGTGCACGTGGTTACAGTCAATGACTATTTGGCACAACGCGACAGCGGAGAAATGGGACAAATTTATAATTTCTTGGGAATGAGCGTAGGTCTGAACCTGGCCAATATGGATCATGCTGCCAAACAGGAAGCTTATGCTTGTGATATTACGTATGGTACAAACAATGAGTTCGGGTTCGATTATCTGCGCGATAATATGGTGCTTTACAAAGAACAGATGGTACAGCGTCCGTTGTACTTCTGTATCATTGATGAAGTGGATTCCATTCTCGTCGATGAAGCTCGTACACCATTGATCATTTCAGGACAAGCTCAAAAATCGACCGAGCTATATTTTGCGGCTGATCGTTTTGTGAAGAGCCTGAATGTTGAAGAAGACTACACGCTGGATATTAAGGTGAAGTCAGTTGCTTTGACCGAAAACGGCGTATCCAAGGCTGAAAATTTCTTTGGTCTTGAAAACCTGTACGATCAGGAAAGTGTTACAATCAATCACCACATCGTACAAGCCTTGAAAGCTAACGCTATTATGCGTTTGGATGTGGACTATGTCGTGGCTGATGGTGAGGTCCTGATTGTCGATGAGTTTACAGGTCGTCTGATGGCTGGACGTCGTTACAGTGATGGTTTGCACCAAGCTATTGAAGCGAAGGAAAACATCATTGTCCAAAATGAAAGCATGACACTGGCGACAATTACATTCCAAAACTATTTCCGTATGTACCGCAAATTGGCGGGGATGACGGGTACAGCGAAAACAGAAGAAGAAGAATTCAAAAAAATCTACGGTCTGGAAGTGCTCCAAATTCCGACGAACAAGCCTAACCAGCGTGTAGATATGCCTGACGTAGTATACAAGAGCGTGAAGGGCAAATTCCATGCTGTAGTAGACGAAATTCTGGAGCGTAACAAAAAGAACCAGCCGATATTGGTAGGTACGGTTTCTATTGAAAACTCGGAGCTTCTTTCTGAAATGTTGAAACGCAAAGGCGTTCGTCATAAAGTACTTAACGCCAAATATCATGCGGAAGAAGCTGAGATTATTTCCCGTGCAGGTGAAGCTGGCGCGGTTACCATCGCTACTAACATGGCTGGACGTGGTACTGACATCGTACTGGGCGAAGGCGTTGCAGAACTCGGTGGTTTGCACATCATCGGTACAGAACGTCATGAATCCCGTCGTATTGATAATCAGCTTCGCGGACGTGCAGGACGTCAGGGTGATCCGGGCTCCACACAGTTTTACTTATCGCTGGGCGATGAGTTAATGAAGCGTTTTGGTGCAGATAACGTACTGAATATGATGGAGCGCTTGGGCTTCGAGGAAGATCAGCCTATCGAGAGCCGTATGATTTCGCGTGCTATCGAATCAGCTCAAAAACGTGTCGAAGGGAATAACTTTGATCAGCGTAAAGTCGTTCTTCAATATGATGACGTGATGAATCAGCAGCGTGCTATTATCTACAAACAACGCCGTGAGGTGCTGGAATCAGAGAACATCAAGGAAATTGTGTTCGACATGATCAAGCCTGTCATTGAGCGTGTAGTGGAAGCTCACTGTGGTGATGATATCCCTGAAAACTGGGAACTGGAAGAAGTTGCAGAGTATGTGAACAACAACCTGCTTGAGGAAAACACACTTTCGCGCGACGATCTGTGGGGTAAGGAAAAAGAAGAGATGGTCGATATGATCTTCGAAAAAGTTACCAACAGATACCACAGCCGTGAAGAGATGATCGGCGAAGAAATGGTACGTGAGTTCGAGAAGGTTATCGTATTGCGTGCGGTTGACAGCAAATGGATGGATCATATTGATGCTATGGATCAATTGCGTCAAGGTATTCACTTGCGTGCTTATGGTGGTACTGATCCATTGCGTGAATACCAATTTGAAGGTTTCGAAATGTTCCATGCTATGATCGCCAGCATCCAAGAGGAAGTTGCGACCTACATTATGAAAGCACAAATCGAATCCAACCAAGAGCGTCAGGCTGTCGTTGATGAAGATAAAATCTCGACGAGTGGCGAACCTGCGGCTCCCAAAAAGAAATCCGCTCCTTCGCGTCCGCGTAGAAAATAA
- the prfB gene encoding peptide chain release factor 2 (programmed frameshift), translating into MIDPSVKHDLREIGKKLTNLRGSLDLDLKQEMIANFEEKMAAPDFWDDNEKAQGVIAEMNAVKSSVDSYEQLRQEYEDAGMMVELAEEEGDEALAGEVENSIKSLLSKLEEFELQLLLNQPYDKLNAILELHPGAGGTESQDWGQMLLRMYTRWGEKRGFKVETLDYLAGDEAGIKSVTLLIKGYNAYGYLKAEKGVHRLVRISPFDSSGRRHTSFVSCDVVPEIADDVDIEIRTEDLKIDTYRASGAGGQHINTTDSAVRITHLPTGIVVTCQNERSQIKNRERAMTMLRSKLYERKIEEQQQQLDEIRGEQSDIAWGSQIRSYVFHPYSMVKDHRTSVETGNVGAVMDGDLDPFIDGYLRSQIKLDAE; encoded by the exons ATGATTGATCCAAGTGTAAAACATGATTTACGAGAAATAGGCAAGAAACTAACAAACCTTAGGGGGTCTCTT GACTTAGATCTCAAACAGGAAATGATCGCGAACTTTGAGGAAAAGATGGCAGCGCCTGATTTTTGGGATGATAACGAAAAGGCCCAAGGCGTAATTGCTGAAATGAATGCTGTGAAATCTTCTGTGGACAGCTATGAACAGCTGCGTCAGGAATATGAAGATGCAGGTATGATGGTTGAGCTGGCTGAAGAAGAAGGCGATGAAGCGCTGGCTGGAGAAGTTGAAAACAGTATCAAATCCCTGCTGAGCAAGCTGGAGGAATTTGAGCTGCAATTGCTTTTAAATCAGCCCTATGACAAGCTTAATGCTATTCTGGAGCTGCACCCGGGGGCAGGCGGTACCGAGTCTCAGGACTGGGGACAAATGCTGCTGCGTATGTATACACGCTGGGGTGAAAAACGAGGCTTTAAGGTAGAGACCCTGGATTATCTGGCAGGTGATGAAGCGGGAATTAAGAGTGTAACCCTCTTGATCAAAGGCTACAATGCCTACGGTTATCTCAAGGCGGAGAAAGGCGTACATCGGTTGGTTCGCATCTCTCCATTTGATTCCTCCGGTCGTCGACATACATCGTTCGTGTCTTGTGATGTAGTACCGGAAATTGCGGATGATGTGGATATTGAGATCCGCACGGAAGATCTTAAAATTGATACGTACCGGGCCAGCGGTGCAGGTGGTCAGCATATTAATACGACCGACTCGGCTGTTCGGATTACGCATTTGCCTACCGGTATTGTCGTGACTTGCCAAAATGAACGCTCCCAGATCAAGAACCGTGAACGTGCGATGACGATGCTTCGTTCCAAGCTCTACGAGCGCAAGATTGAAGAACAACAGCAGCAATTGGACGAAATTCGTGGTGAACAGTCCGACATTGCATGGGGCAGCCAAATTCGCTCCTACGTGTTCCATCCATATAGCATGGTTAAGGATCACCGTACCAGCGTGGAAACTGGCAATGTAGGAGCTGTTATGGATGGCGATCTCGATCCGTTCATCGATGGTTACCTGCGCAGCCAAATTAAGCTGGACGCAGAATAA
- a CDS encoding YitT family protein, giving the protein MSQLNPPTARRRRRKPLIAASGPARNVTDVLLIILGSFITALTFNMFLLPNRIASGGVSGLSILGEELFGLEPAYTQWGMNIPLFIAGVLLLGKKYGLRSLLGSIMLPLFVYVTKDWAVPTTNPLLASLYGGIGVGLGLGTVFRGRGSTGGLAILAQIIQKYTGFSLSLCVMLMDGTVITLAGFALSPERALYALIGLFVTGKVIDAVEMGLGYSKVAYIISNQKEKITQTILQDLDRGLTELAGRGGYTNEERPVLMVVVGQNEVTRLKTLVRLVDPEAFVIISNTREVLGEGFKREG; this is encoded by the coding sequence ATGTCTCAATTGAACCCTCCCACTGCCCGCCGAAGAAGGCGTAAGCCTCTGATTGCCGCCAGTGGACCAGCGCGTAACGTGACCGATGTTTTGCTAATTATACTCGGCTCCTTCATTACAGCGTTGACCTTTAACATGTTCTTGCTGCCCAACCGGATTGCATCCGGGGGTGTATCTGGCTTGTCTATCTTGGGCGAGGAGCTGTTTGGCCTGGAACCGGCCTATACGCAATGGGGAATGAACATTCCGTTATTTATAGCAGGAGTACTGCTGTTAGGAAAAAAGTATGGCTTGCGTTCCCTGCTGGGCAGCATCATGCTGCCACTATTTGTTTATGTGACGAAGGATTGGGCAGTCCCGACAACCAATCCGTTGCTGGCTTCGCTGTATGGTGGAATCGGAGTAGGATTGGGCTTGGGCACTGTGTTTCGTGGCAGAGGCTCGACGGGTGGACTGGCTATTTTAGCACAGATTATTCAAAAGTATACCGGTTTTAGCCTTTCCCTTTGTGTCATGCTGATGGATGGCACGGTAATCACACTAGCTGGTTTCGCCCTATCGCCGGAGCGAGCTCTGTATGCATTGATTGGCTTGTTTGTAACCGGCAAGGTTATTGATGCTGTAGAAATGGGACTGGGCTACTCCAAAGTGGCTTACATCATATCCAATCAAAAGGAAAAGATCACGCAAACTATTTTACAGGATTTGGATCGGGGTTTGACAGAGCTTGCAGGACGGGGGGGTTACACGAACGAAGAACGTCCTGTACTTATGGTTGTAGTCGGGCAAAACGAGGTAACCCGCCTCAAAACGCTCGTTCGCTTGGT